One segment of Anomalospiza imberbis isolate Cuckoo-Finch-1a 21T00152 chromosome 2, ASM3175350v1, whole genome shotgun sequence DNA contains the following:
- the NAA50 gene encoding N-alpha-acetyltransferase 50 isoform X3, with the protein MKGSRIELGDVTPHNIKQLKRLNQVIFPVSYNDKFYKDVLEVGELAKLAYFNDIAVGAVCCRVDHSQNQKRLYIMTLGCLAPYRRLGIGTKMLNHVLNICEKDGTFDNIYLHVQISNESAIDFYRKFGFEIIETKKNYYKRIEPADAHVLQKNLKAPCLGQNADVQKTDN; encoded by the exons TAGCCGGATCGAGCTGGGAGATGTGACGCCACACAACATTAAGCAGCTGAAGAGGCTAAACCAGGTCATTTTTCCTGTCAGCTACAATGACAAGTTCTACAAGGATGTACTGGAGGTTGGCGAACTTGCCAAACTAG CCTATTTCAATGATATTGCAGTGGGAGCAGTGTGCTGTAGGGTGGATCACTCCCAGAACCAGAAGAGACTGTACATCATGACACTTGGATGCCTGGCACCCTACCGAAGGCTAGGAATAG GAACTAAAATGTTGAATCATGTCTTAAACATCTGTGAAAAAGATGGCACTTTTGACAACATCTATCT GCATGTCCAGATCAGCAATGAATCTGCAATTGACTTCTACAGAAAGTTTGGCTTTGAGATCATTGAGACGAAGAAGAACTACTACAAGAGGATAGAGCCCGCAGATGCTCATGTGCTGCAGAAAAACCTCAAAGCCCCTTGTCTTGGCCAGAACGCAGATGTGCAAAAGACCGACAACTGA
- the NAA50 gene encoding N-alpha-acetyltransferase 50 isoform X5 has translation MGSRIELGDVTPHNIKQLKRLNQVIFPVSYNDKFYKDVLEVGELAKLAYFNDIAVGAVCCRVDHSQNQKRLYIMTLGCLAPYRRLGIGTKMLNHVLNICEKDGTFDNIYLHVQISNESAIDFYRKFGFEIIETKKNYYKRIEPADAHVLQKNLKAPCLGQNADVQKTDN, from the exons TAGCCGGATCGAGCTGGGAGATGTGACGCCACACAACATTAAGCAGCTGAAGAGGCTAAACCAGGTCATTTTTCCTGTCAGCTACAATGACAAGTTCTACAAGGATGTACTGGAGGTTGGCGAACTTGCCAAACTAG CCTATTTCAATGATATTGCAGTGGGAGCAGTGTGCTGTAGGGTGGATCACTCCCAGAACCAGAAGAGACTGTACATCATGACACTTGGATGCCTGGCACCCTACCGAAGGCTAGGAATAG GAACTAAAATGTTGAATCATGTCTTAAACATCTGTGAAAAAGATGGCACTTTTGACAACATCTATCT GCATGTCCAGATCAGCAATGAATCTGCAATTGACTTCTACAGAAAGTTTGGCTTTGAGATCATTGAGACGAAGAAGAACTACTACAAGAGGATAGAGCCCGCAGATGCTCATGTGCTGCAGAAAAACCTCAAAGCCCCTTGTCTTGGCCAGAACGCAGATGTGCAAAAGACCGACAACTGA
- the NAA50 gene encoding N-alpha-acetyltransferase 50 isoform X2, which produces MAGGSSECGKCSRIELGDVTPHNIKQLKRLNQVIFPVSYNDKFYKDVLEVGELAKLAYFNDIAVGAVCCRVDHSQNQKRLYIMTLGCLAPYRRLGIGTKMLNHVLNICEKDGTFDNIYLHVQISNESAIDFYRKFGFEIIETKKNYYKRIEPADAHVLQKNLKAPCLGQNADVQKTDN; this is translated from the exons TAGCCGGATCGAGCTGGGAGATGTGACGCCACACAACATTAAGCAGCTGAAGAGGCTAAACCAGGTCATTTTTCCTGTCAGCTACAATGACAAGTTCTACAAGGATGTACTGGAGGTTGGCGAACTTGCCAAACTAG CCTATTTCAATGATATTGCAGTGGGAGCAGTGTGCTGTAGGGTGGATCACTCCCAGAACCAGAAGAGACTGTACATCATGACACTTGGATGCCTGGCACCCTACCGAAGGCTAGGAATAG GAACTAAAATGTTGAATCATGTCTTAAACATCTGTGAAAAAGATGGCACTTTTGACAACATCTATCT GCATGTCCAGATCAGCAATGAATCTGCAATTGACTTCTACAGAAAGTTTGGCTTTGAGATCATTGAGACGAAGAAGAACTACTACAAGAGGATAGAGCCCGCAGATGCTCATGTGCTGCAGAAAAACCTCAAAGCCCCTTGTCTTGGCCAGAACGCAGATGTGCAAAAGACCGACAACTGA
- the NAA50 gene encoding N-alpha-acetyltransferase 50 isoform X6 → MGRIELGDVTPHNIKQLKRLNQVIFPVSYNDKFYKDVLEVGELAKLAYFNDIAVGAVCCRVDHSQNQKRLYIMTLGCLAPYRRLGIGTKMLNHVLNICEKDGTFDNIYLHVQISNESAIDFYRKFGFEIIETKKNYYKRIEPADAHVLQKNLKAPCLGQNADVQKTDN, encoded by the exons CCGGATCGAGCTGGGAGATGTGACGCCACACAACATTAAGCAGCTGAAGAGGCTAAACCAGGTCATTTTTCCTGTCAGCTACAATGACAAGTTCTACAAGGATGTACTGGAGGTTGGCGAACTTGCCAAACTAG CCTATTTCAATGATATTGCAGTGGGAGCAGTGTGCTGTAGGGTGGATCACTCCCAGAACCAGAAGAGACTGTACATCATGACACTTGGATGCCTGGCACCCTACCGAAGGCTAGGAATAG GAACTAAAATGTTGAATCATGTCTTAAACATCTGTGAAAAAGATGGCACTTTTGACAACATCTATCT GCATGTCCAGATCAGCAATGAATCTGCAATTGACTTCTACAGAAAGTTTGGCTTTGAGATCATTGAGACGAAGAAGAACTACTACAAGAGGATAGAGCCCGCAGATGCTCATGTGCTGCAGAAAAACCTCAAAGCCCCTTGTCTTGGCCAGAACGCAGATGTGCAAAAGACCGACAACTGA
- the NAA50 gene encoding N-alpha-acetyltransferase 50 isoform X4, whose amino-acid sequence MKGRIELGDVTPHNIKQLKRLNQVIFPVSYNDKFYKDVLEVGELAKLAYFNDIAVGAVCCRVDHSQNQKRLYIMTLGCLAPYRRLGIGTKMLNHVLNICEKDGTFDNIYLHVQISNESAIDFYRKFGFEIIETKKNYYKRIEPADAHVLQKNLKAPCLGQNADVQKTDN is encoded by the exons CCGGATCGAGCTGGGAGATGTGACGCCACACAACATTAAGCAGCTGAAGAGGCTAAACCAGGTCATTTTTCCTGTCAGCTACAATGACAAGTTCTACAAGGATGTACTGGAGGTTGGCGAACTTGCCAAACTAG CCTATTTCAATGATATTGCAGTGGGAGCAGTGTGCTGTAGGGTGGATCACTCCCAGAACCAGAAGAGACTGTACATCATGACACTTGGATGCCTGGCACCCTACCGAAGGCTAGGAATAG GAACTAAAATGTTGAATCATGTCTTAAACATCTGTGAAAAAGATGGCACTTTTGACAACATCTATCT GCATGTCCAGATCAGCAATGAATCTGCAATTGACTTCTACAGAAAGTTTGGCTTTGAGATCATTGAGACGAAGAAGAACTACTACAAGAGGATAGAGCCCGCAGATGCTCATGTGCTGCAGAAAAACCTCAAAGCCCCTTGTCTTGGCCAGAACGCAGATGTGCAAAAGACCGACAACTGA